A genomic window from Streptomyces sp. HUAS YS2 includes:
- a CDS encoding aldo/keto reductase, giving the protein MATIKALPTRPLGVTGPQVSALGLGCMGMSTWYGEADRAESIATIHAALDAGVTLLDTGDFYGMGHNELLINEALRTAPAEAREKVLTSVKFGALRSVEGDVIGIDGSPAAVKNFAAYSLQRLGMDHIDVYRLSRLDPRVPIEETVGAIAELVEAGHVRHIGLSEVGADTLRRAAAVAPIADLQIEYSLISRGIEEKILPTARELGIGITAYGVLSRGLISGHFTRDLQLAPGDFRGFSPRFQGENLHRNLGLVDRLRAVADAKGVTVAQTAIAWVLSRGEDIVPLVGARRRDRLAEALGALDVTLDAADLAAIEQAVPAGAAAGERYPEEQMAHLDSEH; this is encoded by the coding sequence ATGGCAACCATCAAGGCACTTCCCACCCGTCCGCTGGGCGTCACCGGCCCCCAGGTATCCGCTCTCGGTCTCGGTTGCATGGGCATGTCCACCTGGTACGGCGAGGCCGACCGCGCCGAGTCGATCGCGACGATCCACGCGGCGCTCGACGCCGGCGTGACCCTGCTCGACACCGGCGACTTCTACGGCATGGGGCACAACGAACTGCTCATCAACGAGGCCCTGCGCACCGCGCCGGCGGAGGCCCGCGAGAAGGTGCTGACCAGCGTGAAGTTCGGCGCCCTGCGCAGCGTCGAGGGCGATGTCATCGGGATCGACGGCAGCCCGGCGGCGGTGAAGAACTTCGCGGCTTACTCCCTCCAGCGCCTGGGCATGGACCACATCGACGTCTACCGGCTCTCCCGGCTCGACCCGCGGGTCCCGATCGAGGAGACGGTCGGCGCCATCGCCGAGCTGGTCGAGGCCGGGCACGTCCGGCACATCGGCCTCTCCGAGGTCGGTGCGGACACCCTGCGCCGGGCCGCCGCCGTCGCCCCGATCGCGGACCTGCAGATCGAGTACTCGCTGATATCGCGCGGCATCGAGGAGAAGATCCTGCCGACCGCCCGCGAGCTGGGCATAGGCATCACGGCGTACGGCGTGCTGTCGCGCGGGCTGATCAGCGGGCACTTCACCCGCGACCTCCAGCTGGCCCCCGGCGACTTCCGCGGCTTCAGCCCGCGCTTCCAGGGCGAGAACCTGCACCGGAATCTCGGCCTGGTCGACCGGCTGCGCGCCGTGGCGGACGCCAAGGGCGTCACCGTCGCGCAGACGGCCATCGCCTGGGTGCTCAGCCGCGGCGAGGACATCGTGCCGCTGGTCGGCGCCCGCCGCCGGGACCGGCTGGCGGAGGCCCTCGGCGCGCTGGACGTGACGCTGGACGCGGCGGACCTGGCCGCGATCGAGCAGGCCGTACCGGCCGGGGCCGCGGCCGGCGAGCGCTACCCCGAGGAGCAGATGGCGCATCTGGACAGCGAGCACTGA
- a CDS encoding DUF6243 family protein, translating to MAKGRNNLLGVGGQRKKLSRAEQHGAAQGRNADRRTAADQKQELLKKMRERAQGNES from the coding sequence ATGGCCAAGGGCCGGAACAACCTCCTCGGCGTCGGCGGACAGCGCAAGAAGCTGTCCCGCGCCGAACAGCACGGCGCCGCTCAGGGCCGCAACGCCGACCGCAGGACGGCCGCGGACCAGAAGCAGGAGCTGCTGAAGAAGATGCGCGAGCGCGCGCAGGGCAACGAGTCCTAG
- the dusB gene encoding tRNA dihydrouridine synthase DusB — protein MTAFSPLAIGPHIVQPPVVLAPMAGITNAPFRTLCREFSGGKGLFVSEMITTRALVERNEKTMQLIHFDETEKPRSIQLYGVDPITVGKAVRMIVDEDLADHIDLNFGCPVPKVTRKGGGSALPFKRPLLRAILNEAVGNAGDLPVTMKMRKGIDDDHITYLDAGRIAVEEGVTAIALHGRTAAQHYGGTADWDAIARLKEHVPEIPVLGNGDIWSADDALRMMRETGCDGVVVGRGCLGRPWLFGDLVAGFEGTGDYATPGLRTVADVMVRHATLLGEWIGDETRGVIDFRKHVAWYLKGFAVGSEMRKRLAITSSLDELRAQLSELDLDQSWPAGADGPRGRTSGNNRVVLPEGWLKDPYDCAAISADAELDTSGG, from the coding sequence ATGACCGCGTTCTCTCCCCTCGCCATCGGGCCGCACATCGTGCAGCCCCCGGTGGTGCTCGCCCCGATGGCCGGCATCACCAATGCCCCCTTCCGCACCCTCTGCCGCGAGTTCTCCGGCGGCAAGGGGCTCTTCGTGAGCGAGATGATCACGACGCGGGCGCTGGTCGAGCGCAACGAGAAGACCATGCAGCTGATCCACTTCGACGAGACCGAGAAGCCGCGGTCGATCCAGCTGTACGGCGTCGACCCGATCACCGTCGGCAAGGCGGTGCGGATGATCGTCGACGAGGACCTCGCCGACCACATCGACCTGAACTTCGGCTGCCCCGTCCCGAAGGTGACCCGCAAGGGCGGCGGCTCCGCGCTCCCGTTCAAGCGGCCGCTGCTGCGCGCGATCCTCAACGAGGCCGTCGGCAACGCCGGCGACCTGCCGGTCACGATGAAGATGCGCAAGGGCATCGACGACGACCACATCACGTACCTGGACGCGGGCCGGATCGCGGTCGAGGAGGGAGTCACCGCCATCGCGCTGCACGGCCGTACGGCGGCGCAGCACTACGGCGGCACCGCCGACTGGGACGCCATCGCCCGGCTCAAGGAGCACGTCCCGGAGATCCCGGTGCTCGGCAACGGCGACATCTGGTCCGCCGACGACGCACTGCGGATGATGCGCGAGACCGGCTGCGACGGCGTCGTGGTGGGCCGCGGCTGCCTGGGCCGGCCGTGGCTCTTCGGAGACCTGGTGGCGGGCTTCGAGGGGACCGGCGACTACGCGACGCCGGGGCTGCGGACGGTGGCCGACGTGATGGTGCGGCATGCGACGCTGCTCGGCGAGTGGATCGGCGACGAGACACGGGGTGTCATCGACTTCCGCAAGCACGTCGCCTGGTACCTCAAGGGCTTCGCGGTCGGCTCCGAGATGCGTAAGAGGCTGGCGATCACCTCATCTCTGGACGAACTGCGCGCTCAGTTGAGCGAGCTCGACCTGGACCAGTCGTGGCCCGCGGGCGCGGACGGCCCGCGCGGCCGCACGTCGGGCAACAACCGCGTCGTCCTGCCCGAAGGCTGGCTCAAGGACCCTTACGACTGCGCTGCGATCAGCGCCGACGCAGAACTCGACACCTCGGGCGGCTGA
- the ppdK gene encoding pyruvate, phosphate dikinase, producing MSENKDQKFVYDFTEGNRDLKDLLGGKGANLAEMTNLGLPVPPGFTITTEACKVYLESGSEPVELRDEVSAHLDALEKQMGKKLGQADNPLLVSVRSGAKFSMPGMMDTVLNIGLSDESVAGLAAQADNERFAWDSYRRLIQMFGKTVLDVDGELFEDALDEAKAAKKVASDTDLDAADLKKVVEHFKKIVKTATGRDFPQDPREQMDLAIEAVFNSWNTDRAKLYRRQERIPGDLGTAVNVCSMVFGNLGPDSGTGVAFTRDPASGHAGVYGDYLQNAQGEDVVAGIRNTVPLAELESIDKKSYDQLMEIMTTLETHYKDLCDIEFTIERGQLWMLQTRVGKRTAGAAFRIATQLVDQGLIDEAEALQRVTGAQLAQLMFPKFDETAKVEQIGRGIAASPGAAVGKAVFDSYTAVKWSRSGEKVILIRRETNPDDLDGMIAAEGILTSRGGKTSHAAVVARGMGKTCVCGAEELEVDTKRRRMTTASGVVIEEGDVVSIDGSTGKVYVGEVPVVPSPVVEYFEGRMHAGADDADELVQAVHRIMAYADRVRRLRVRANADNAEDASRARRFGAQGIGLCRTEHMFLGERREMVEKLILADTDEEREEALKALLPLQKKDFVELFEAMDGLPVTVRLLDPPLHEFLPDITELSVRVALAEARKEPHENELRLLQAVHRLHEQNPMLGLRGVRLGLVIPGLFTMQVRAIAEAAAERIDAKGDPRAEIMIPLVGTVQELEIVREDAEKVIAEVSAKTGVELKLALGTMIELPRAAVTAGQIAEAAEFFSFGTNDLTQTVWGFSRDDVEASFFTAYLEKGIFGVSPFETIDKDGVGALVRSAVEAGRATRPDIKLGVCGEHGGDPESVHFFHEVGLDYVSCSPFRIPVARLEAGRAAAGSAGSDSR from the coding sequence GTGTCGGAAAACAAAGATCAGAAGTTCGTGTACGACTTCACCGAGGGCAACAGGGACCTGAAGGACCTGCTCGGTGGCAAGGGCGCGAACCTGGCCGAGATGACCAACCTCGGCCTCCCGGTTCCTCCCGGCTTCACGATCACCACCGAGGCCTGCAAGGTCTACCTCGAGTCCGGCTCCGAGCCGGTCGAGCTCCGCGACGAGGTCAGCGCGCACCTCGACGCCCTCGAGAAGCAGATGGGCAAGAAGCTCGGCCAGGCCGACAACCCGCTGCTCGTCTCGGTGCGTTCCGGCGCCAAGTTCTCCATGCCCGGCATGATGGACACGGTCCTCAACATCGGCCTGTCCGACGAGTCCGTCGCCGGTCTGGCCGCCCAGGCCGACAACGAGCGGTTCGCCTGGGACTCGTACCGCCGCCTGATCCAGATGTTCGGCAAGACCGTCCTCGACGTCGACGGCGAGCTCTTCGAGGACGCCCTCGACGAGGCCAAGGCCGCGAAGAAGGTCGCCAGCGACACCGATCTGGACGCCGCCGACCTGAAGAAGGTCGTCGAGCACTTCAAGAAGATCGTCAAGACCGCGACGGGCCGGGACTTCCCGCAGGACCCGCGCGAGCAGATGGATCTCGCCATCGAGGCGGTCTTCAACTCCTGGAACACCGACCGCGCGAAGCTGTACCGCCGCCAGGAGCGCATCCCGGGCGATCTGGGCACCGCGGTCAACGTCTGCTCCATGGTCTTCGGCAACCTCGGCCCGGACTCCGGCACCGGCGTCGCGTTCACCCGCGACCCCGCCTCCGGCCACGCCGGCGTCTACGGCGACTACCTGCAGAACGCGCAGGGCGAGGACGTCGTCGCCGGTATCCGCAACACCGTGCCGCTCGCCGAGCTCGAGTCGATCGACAAGAAGTCGTACGACCAGCTCATGGAGATCATGACGACGCTGGAGACCCACTACAAGGATCTCTGCGACATCGAGTTCACCATCGAGCGCGGCCAGCTCTGGATGCTCCAGACCCGCGTCGGCAAGCGCACCGCCGGTGCCGCCTTCCGCATCGCCACCCAGCTCGTGGACCAGGGCCTGATCGACGAGGCCGAGGCGCTGCAGCGCGTCACCGGCGCGCAGCTGGCCCAGCTGATGTTCCCGAAGTTCGACGAGACCGCGAAGGTCGAGCAGATCGGCCGCGGCATCGCCGCCTCCCCGGGCGCGGCGGTCGGCAAGGCCGTCTTCGACTCCTACACGGCCGTCAAGTGGTCGCGCTCCGGCGAGAAGGTCATCCTGATCCGCCGCGAGACCAACCCGGACGACCTGGACGGCATGATCGCCGCCGAGGGCATCCTGACCTCGCGCGGCGGCAAGACCTCGCACGCCGCCGTCGTCGCCCGCGGCATGGGCAAGACCTGTGTCTGCGGCGCCGAGGAGCTCGAGGTCGACACCAAGCGCCGCCGGATGACCACCGCCTCCGGCGTGGTGATCGAGGAGGGCGACGTCGTCTCCATCGACGGCTCCACCGGCAAGGTGTACGTCGGCGAGGTGCCCGTCGTGCCGTCCCCGGTCGTCGAGTACTTCGAGGGCCGCATGCACGCCGGCGCCGACGACGCCGACGAGCTGGTCCAGGCCGTGCACCGGATCATGGCGTACGCGGACCGAGTACGCCGGCTGCGCGTACGGGCCAACGCCGACAACGCCGAGGACGCCTCGCGCGCCCGCCGCTTCGGCGCCCAGGGCATCGGCCTGTGCCGCACCGAGCACATGTTCCTCGGTGAGCGCCGCGAGATGGTCGAGAAGCTGATCCTCGCCGACACCGACGAGGAGCGCGAGGAGGCCCTGAAGGCCCTCCTGCCGCTGCAGAAGAAGGACTTCGTCGAGCTCTTCGAGGCCATGGACGGCCTGCCCGTCACGGTCCGGCTGCTCGACCCGCCGCTGCACGAGTTCCTTCCCGACATCACCGAGCTGTCGGTGCGTGTCGCGCTCGCCGAGGCCCGCAAGGAGCCGCACGAGAACGAGCTGCGCCTGCTCCAGGCCGTGCACCGGCTGCACGAGCAGAACCCGATGCTGGGTCTGCGCGGTGTCCGTCTCGGTCTGGTCATCCCCGGCCTGTTCACCATGCAGGTCCGGGCGATCGCCGAGGCCGCGGCCGAGCGCATCGACGCCAAGGGCGACCCGCGCGCCGAGATCATGATCCCGCTCGTCGGCACCGTCCAGGAGCTGGAGATCGTCCGCGAGGACGCCGAGAAGGTCATCGCCGAGGTCTCGGCGAAGACCGGCGTCGAGCTGAAGCTCGCGCTCGGCACCATGATCGAGCTGCCGCGCGCCGCCGTGACCGCCGGTCAGATCGCCGAGGCCGCCGAGTTCTTCTCCTTCGGCACCAACGACCTCACCCAGACGGTGTGGGGCTTCTCCCGGGACGACGTGGAGGCGAGCTTCTTCACCGCGTACCTGGAGAAGGGCATCTTCGGCGTCAGCCCCTTCGAGACCATCGACAAGGACGGCGTCGGCGCGCTGGTCCGCAGCGCCGTCGAGGCCGGCCGGGCCACCCGCCCGGACATCAAGCTCGGCGTCTGCGGCGAGCACGGCGGCGACCCGGAGTCGGTGCACTTCTTCCACGAGGTCGGCCTCGACTACGTCTCCTGCTCGCCGTTCCGGATCCCGGTGGCGCGCCTCGAGGCGGGCCGCGCGGCGGCCGGATCGGCCGGCAGCGACAGCCGCTGA
- a CDS encoding ArsR/SmtB family transcription factor: MLRIHFTGEDLAGVRMAARPDVLWETILSFHRLRDRRGSTVYREWRSETRKRLNSETRLLAALVPGRGYFPDFLTPAEGVLGLDEGLQALRDTPSGRLRSELRLLGSTRAGRTDGSLPGALAALAEGRGEARGRLADALRGYHRAAIAPYWSQVQARVDADRAIRGRAVLDGGADELLASLPPMLRWRAPVLEADYPVDRDIHLEGRGLLLQPSYFCRGNAVVLRDPLLPPVLVYPVTHCESPTVREPGGPSLARLVGQTRSEVLRAVGDGSTTSELARRTGVSLASASQHAGVLREAGLVATLRHGNAVLHTLTPLGAALLGDAVRGAVCYARNGPVTS, encoded by the coding sequence GTGCTGCGTATTCATTTCACCGGGGAAGATCTGGCCGGGGTGCGGATGGCCGCCCGGCCGGACGTTCTGTGGGAAACGATTCTCAGCTTTCACCGGTTAAGGGACCGGCGCGGCTCGACGGTCTACCGGGAATGGCGTTCGGAAACCCGGAAGCGGTTGAACAGTGAAACACGACTCCTGGCCGCACTGGTACCCGGACGCGGCTATTTTCCCGACTTCCTGACGCCGGCGGAGGGCGTCCTGGGCCTCGACGAGGGCCTCCAGGCACTCCGCGACACGCCCTCCGGCAGGCTCCGCTCCGAGCTGCGGCTGCTCGGCAGCACCCGCGCCGGCCGGACCGACGGCTCCCTGCCCGGCGCGCTCGCCGCGCTCGCCGAGGGCCGCGGCGAGGCGCGCGGCCGGCTCGCCGACGCCCTGCGCGGTTACCACCGGGCCGCCATCGCGCCGTACTGGTCGCAGGTGCAGGCCCGCGTCGACGCCGACCGGGCGATCCGCGGCCGGGCCGTCCTGGACGGCGGGGCGGACGAACTGCTCGCCTCGCTGCCGCCGATGCTGCGCTGGCGGGCACCGGTCCTGGAGGCCGACTACCCGGTCGACCGAGACATCCACCTGGAGGGGCGCGGACTGCTGCTCCAGCCCTCGTACTTCTGCCGGGGCAACGCGGTCGTGCTGCGCGACCCGCTGCTGCCACCGGTGCTCGTCTACCCGGTCACCCACTGCGAGTCGCCGACCGTGCGCGAGCCGGGCGGGCCGTCCCTCGCGCGGCTGGTCGGCCAGACCCGCTCCGAGGTGCTGCGGGCCGTCGGCGACGGCAGCACCACGAGCGAACTGGCCCGCCGGACGGGGGTGTCCCTCGCCTCGGCGAGCCAGCACGCGGGCGTGCTCCGCGAGGCCGGCCTGGTCGCGACGCTCCGGCACGGCAACGCGGTCCTGCACACGCTGACCCCGCTCGGCGCCGCCCTGCTCGGCGACGCCGTACGGGGCGCGGTCTGTTACGCGCGGAACGGGCCGGTCACCTCGTAG
- a CDS encoding alkaline phosphatase PhoX has product MERRSFLRGAVIGTSAAAFGGTLMRGAAYAAPAQPGPGPYGALGSADANGIQLPGGFSSRVIARSGQTVGGTSYTWHNAPDGGACFADGTGWIYVSNSEINPSGGASAVKFNSSGSVTGAYRILSNTRQNCAGGRTPWNTWLSCEEVSLGYVYETDPYGVNAAVRRDAMGKFKHEAAAADPVRKVIYLTEDETSGCFYRFIPTTWGNLSSGTLQVMVAGTGTSGSFTWQNVPDPDGSPTATRSQVSGSKKFNGGEGCHYANDTVWFTTKGDNRLWQLNLANSTYELAYDDSLVVGGGAPLTGVDNVTGSSSGDLFIAEDGGNMEICIITPDDVVAPFLRITGQSSSEITGPAFSPDGTRLYFSSQRGTTGSSSGGITYEVTGPFRA; this is encoded by the coding sequence GTGGAGCGACGCAGTTTCCTGCGCGGAGCGGTCATCGGCACGTCGGCGGCCGCCTTCGGCGGCACCCTGATGCGCGGGGCCGCCTACGCGGCTCCCGCCCAGCCCGGCCCCGGCCCCTACGGGGCCCTCGGCTCGGCCGACGCCAACGGCATCCAGCTGCCCGGCGGATTCAGCAGCCGGGTCATCGCCCGTTCCGGCCAGACGGTCGGCGGCACCTCGTACACCTGGCACAACGCCCCCGACGGCGGCGCCTGCTTCGCCGACGGCACGGGCTGGATCTACGTGTCCAACTCGGAGATCAACCCCTCCGGCGGCGCGAGCGCGGTGAAGTTCAACTCGTCGGGTTCGGTCACCGGCGCGTACCGCATCCTGTCCAACACCCGGCAGAACTGCGCGGGCGGCAGGACGCCGTGGAACACCTGGCTGTCCTGCGAGGAGGTCAGCCTCGGTTACGTCTACGAGACCGACCCGTACGGCGTGAACGCGGCCGTCCGACGCGACGCCATGGGCAAGTTCAAGCACGAGGCCGCGGCCGCCGACCCGGTCCGCAAGGTGATCTACCTGACCGAGGACGAGACCAGCGGCTGCTTCTACCGCTTCATCCCCACCACCTGGGGCAACCTGTCCTCCGGCACCCTGCAGGTGATGGTCGCCGGCACCGGCACCTCCGGCTCCTTCACCTGGCAGAACGTGCCGGACCCGGACGGCTCCCCGACGGCCACCCGCAGCCAGGTCTCCGGCTCGAAGAAGTTCAACGGCGGCGAGGGCTGCCACTACGCCAACGACACCGTCTGGTTCACCACCAAGGGCGACAACCGCCTGTGGCAGCTGAACCTCGCCAACAGCACCTACGAACTCGCCTACGACGACTCGCTCGTGGTCGGCGGCGGCGCCCCGCTCACCGGCGTGGACAACGTCACCGGCTCGTCCTCCGGCGACCTGTTCATCGCCGAGGACGGCGGCAACATGGAGATCTGCATCATCACGCCGGACGACGTCGTCGCCCCGTTCCTGCGGATCACCGGCCAGTCCAGCTCCGAGATCACCGGACCGGCCTTCTCCCCCGACGGCACCCGGCTCTACTTCTCCAGCCAGCGCGGCACCACCGGCAGCTCCTCGGGCGGCATCACCTACGAGGTGACCGGCCCGTTCCGCGCGTAA
- a CDS encoding VOC family protein, translating into MTQMIFVNLPVKDLDASKAFWNKVGYSFNPQFTDETAAAMVISDTIVAMLLTEAKFKEFTKPGKEIADASKTSEVLIALSAESRAKVDEFVDGAMAAGATDAKEPMDYGTMYGRSFTDLDGHHWEVMWMDPAVVQG; encoded by the coding sequence ATGACTCAGATGATCTTCGTCAACCTGCCGGTCAAGGACCTCGACGCGTCGAAGGCCTTCTGGAACAAGGTCGGCTACTCCTTCAACCCGCAGTTCACCGACGAGACCGCCGCCGCCATGGTCATCAGCGACACGATCGTCGCGATGCTGCTGACCGAGGCGAAGTTCAAGGAGTTCACCAAGCCCGGCAAGGAGATCGCCGACGCGTCGAAGACCAGCGAGGTGCTGATCGCGCTGAGCGCCGAGAGCCGCGCGAAGGTCGACGAGTTCGTCGACGGTGCGATGGCCGCCGGTGCCACGGACGCGAAGGAGCCGATGGACTACGGCACGATGTACGGCCGCTCCTTCACCGACCTGGACGGCCACCACTGGGAGGTCATGTGGATGGACCCGGCCGTCGTCCAGGGCTGA
- a CDS encoding oxidoreductase, producing MATTGSGAWGIRSIPDQRGRTAVVTGANSGIGLVTARELARRGARVVLACRSESRGSRAVERLLAEVPDATAEFRPLDLADLGSVREFAAALPYERLDLLVNNAGVMALPYGRTADGFETQFGVNHLGHFALTGLLLPRLLAAPGARVVSVSSGFHALSDLDMGDLNSERKYRRWIAYGRSKTANLLFVHELARRLGAAGAELVAAAAHPGYAATNLQSASARLEGRRGAERLMELGNRIIAQPAEAGALPTLYAATAAGVRPDSFTGPSFLMWRGAPARSWRARWTLDDVAGERLWVASEQLTGVTYEFPGS from the coding sequence ATGGCCACGACCGGCTCCGGAGCCTGGGGCATACGCAGCATCCCCGACCAGCGCGGGCGCACCGCCGTCGTCACCGGCGCCAACAGCGGCATCGGCCTGGTGACGGCGCGCGAACTCGCCCGCCGCGGGGCACGGGTGGTGCTCGCCTGCCGCAGCGAGAGCCGCGGCAGCCGGGCCGTGGAGCGCCTGCTGGCCGAAGTCCCGGACGCGACGGCCGAGTTCCGTCCGCTGGACCTCGCGGACCTCGGCTCCGTCCGGGAGTTCGCCGCGGCGCTGCCGTACGAACGGCTCGACCTGCTGGTCAACAACGCGGGCGTGATGGCGCTGCCGTACGGCCGGACCGCGGACGGCTTCGAGACGCAGTTCGGCGTGAACCACCTCGGGCACTTCGCCCTCACCGGCCTGCTGCTCCCCCGGCTCCTCGCCGCTCCCGGCGCCCGGGTGGTCTCGGTCTCCAGCGGGTTCCACGCGCTGAGCGATCTCGACATGGGCGACCTGAACAGCGAGCGGAAGTACCGGCGCTGGATCGCCTACGGCCGCTCCAAGACCGCCAACCTGCTCTTCGTGCACGAGCTGGCGCGCCGGCTCGGGGCCGCGGGCGCGGAGCTGGTCGCGGCGGCGGCCCATCCGGGCTACGCGGCGACGAACCTGCAGTCGGCGAGCGCGCGGCTGGAGGGGCGGCGGGGCGCCGAGCGGCTCATGGAGCTCGGCAACCGGATCATCGCCCAGCCGGCCGAGGCCGGGGCGCTGCCGACGCTGTACGCGGCGACGGCGGCCGGGGTGCGGCCGGACTCGTTCACCGGGCCCTCGTTCCTGATGTGGCGGGGCGCGCCGGCCCGGTCGTGGCGCGCCCGGTGGACTCTGGACGACGTCGCCGGGGAGCGGCTCTGGGTGGCATCGGAGCAGCTCACCGGCGTGACGTACGAGTTCCCCGGAAGCTGA
- a CDS encoding SDR family NAD(P)-dependent oxidoreductase, with protein MSARFTGRTVLVTGAGSGLGRATALAFAAEGARVVVSGRTAATLTETVGLIEAAGGTAAAVTADVARAEDTKELVRRTVETFGGLDVAVNNAGIFRGGASTGAFPLDAWQELLDTNVTGVLNSLQAEIAHMRGHGGGAIVNISSNLGPHRRFPGLAGYSVSKAAVSALTRAAALDHIGEGIRINAVSPGAAESAMSLLPGETEADRELRMKGASPLGRVTAAHEVAAAVLYLASDDAGAAVGTDLVIDGGVAA; from the coding sequence ATGTCCGCACGCTTCACCGGCCGCACCGTCCTCGTCACCGGCGCCGGCAGCGGCCTCGGCCGCGCCACCGCGCTCGCCTTCGCCGCCGAGGGCGCCCGGGTCGTGGTCTCCGGGCGCACCGCCGCGACCCTGACGGAGACGGTCGGCCTGATCGAGGCGGCCGGCGGCACCGCCGCCGCCGTCACTGCCGACGTGGCCCGCGCCGAGGACACCAAGGAACTGGTCCGGCGCACTGTCGAGACCTTCGGCGGCCTGGACGTGGCCGTCAACAACGCCGGCATCTTCCGCGGCGGTGCGAGCACCGGCGCCTTCCCCCTGGACGCCTGGCAGGAGCTGCTCGACACCAACGTCACGGGCGTCCTGAACTCCCTCCAGGCCGAGATCGCCCACATGCGCGGCCACGGCGGCGGGGCCATCGTCAACATCTCCTCCAACCTCGGCCCGCACCGCCGTTTCCCCGGGCTGGCCGGCTACTCGGTGTCGAAGGCCGCCGTCTCCGCGCTGACCCGCGCCGCCGCACTCGACCACATCGGCGAGGGCATCCGGATCAACGCGGTCAGCCCGGGCGCGGCGGAGTCGGCGATGTCGCTGCTGCCGGGCGAGACCGAGGCCGACCGGGAGCTCCGGATGAAGGGCGCCTCGCCGCTCGGCCGGGTCACCGCGGCCCACGAGGTCGCGGCGGCGGTGCTCTACCTGGCCTCGGACGACGCCGGCGCGGCGGTCGGCACCGACCTGGTGATCGACGGCGGGGTCGCCGCCTGA
- a CDS encoding TetR/AcrR family transcriptional regulator — protein sequence MARTKEFDPDAALQAALELFWRRGYEATTMSDLVEHLGIGRASIYATFGNKHELYLKALDRYTRANTPALTAELAEPESGLDAVRQVVRRFAAEAGSDEVRLTGCFITNSAAELGPHDEVVARRVERNWEQLETLLYAALVRARARGELPADRDPQALARMLGVMLQGIRVVGKASSDPARVRDAAEQALTLLD from the coding sequence GTGGCCAGGACCAAGGAATTCGATCCGGACGCCGCGCTCCAGGCAGCGCTCGAACTGTTCTGGCGGCGCGGCTACGAGGCGACGACGATGTCGGACCTCGTCGAGCACCTCGGGATCGGCCGCGCCAGCATCTACGCGACCTTCGGCAACAAGCACGAGCTGTACCTGAAGGCGCTGGACCGCTACACCCGGGCCAACACGCCGGCCCTGACCGCCGAGCTCGCCGAGCCGGAGAGCGGGCTCGACGCGGTACGGCAGGTGGTGCGGCGGTTCGCCGCCGAGGCGGGGTCGGACGAGGTCCGGCTGACCGGCTGCTTCATCACCAACTCGGCGGCCGAACTGGGCCCGCACGACGAGGTGGTCGCGCGGCGGGTCGAGCGGAACTGGGAGCAGCTCGAGACGCTGCTGTACGCGGCTCTCGTACGGGCCCGCGCCCGGGGCGAGCTGCCCGCCGACCGCGATCCGCAGGCGCTGGCCCGGATGCTGGGCGTGATGCTGCAGGGCATCCGCGTGGTGGGCAAGGCGTCGAGCGACCCGGCCCGGGTGCGCGACGCGGCGGAGCAGGCCCTGACACTGCTGGACTGA
- the nirD gene encoding nitrite reductase small subunit NirD — protein sequence MKLELSHDTAADAWIAVCETSRLTPGRGVAALLPDGRQAALFVDRAGRAYAIENRDPFTGAQVLSRGLLGSAGGRPFVASPLLKQRFDLETGKCLDDDEVAVAVFPVRTV from the coding sequence ATGAAGCTCGAACTCTCCCACGACACCGCCGCGGACGCGTGGATCGCCGTCTGCGAGACCTCCCGGCTGACGCCGGGCCGGGGCGTGGCCGCCCTGCTGCCGGACGGCCGGCAGGCGGCGCTCTTCGTGGACCGCGCCGGACGGGCGTACGCGATCGAGAACCGCGACCCGTTCACCGGGGCGCAGGTGCTGTCCCGGGGGCTGCTCGGCTCGGCGGGCGGGCGGCCGTTCGTCGCCTCGCCGCTGCTGAAGCAGCGCTTCGACCTGGAGACCGGGAAGTGCCTGGACGACGACGAGGTCGCGGTGGCGGTGTTCCCGGTCCGTACGGTCTGA